A genomic window from uncultured Methanobrevibacter sp. includes:
- a CDS encoding endonuclease MutS2, which translates to MKGERITLQNIKGIGDKISEKILNSVGGEEELQKIVDNVDVEKISAVDGISQRKAIEIMNQLLNNPEYEFIKSDRAMELYEDIINKILAYSNTSYSKNRILLLSPSKDIDKINSNLDFVMNAKEHVSQLPIIKLRGLMKNLKEVEEAKPEYDPSKVILVESAEDNSYLTDLGLNKYYPIITASDSPLLQEEMMNYDLVFYVYSQGILDFEGMPNVIMINIDENDYEIVPEKIINFFIQNQELFSKVHEIQKIRNKESVLGEILPIISELNIIDKREVDIEELVLSLKDEMDDELEKSIKQVDLEGDEILNLLNNNFPPKISKIFDKIINKRKEIIKQKTGMSFDPYLRTYPIQIDETEIERVTLEQSSKKENDIFDIKKSAAIELNSIKKKAIAEVEDVIRFDYEFSLGSFAYEYDLCRPEFGDEIKLTGALHLELALKKDKEHVQKVDYQLTKDENVALLTGANSGGKTTLLETLTQISIMAQMGLPVSATQAEIKLFDELYHFSKKRSLDAGAFESFLNVFIPIVTTNSEKLVLLDELEGITELDAAVKIISTFIDMIKESNSYGVIVTHMARELMNYTDIRVDGIEAKGLDEDYNLIVDRTPKMNFLAKSTPELILKRIYEKSDDDLKTVYARILEKF; encoded by the coding sequence ATGAAAGGAGAAAGAATAACATTGCAAAATATAAAAGGAATAGGGGATAAAATCTCTGAAAAAATACTGAATAGCGTTGGAGGAGAAGAGGAACTCCAGAAAATAGTTGATAATGTGGATGTTGAAAAAATATCTGCAGTTGATGGCATAAGCCAAAGAAAGGCAATTGAAATAATGAATCAACTGTTGAACAACCCCGAATATGAGTTCATCAAAAGTGACCGTGCAATGGAACTTTATGAAGACATCATAAATAAGATTTTAGCATATTCAAACACTTCCTACTCCAAAAATAGAATTCTGCTGCTTTCTCCATCAAAAGACATTGACAAGATTAATTCAAACCTTGATTTTGTAATGAATGCCAAAGAACATGTCTCCCAACTTCCAATCATAAAACTTAGAGGTTTGATGAAAAATCTGAAAGAAGTTGAAGAGGCCAAACCCGAATATGATCCAAGTAAAGTTATTCTTGTTGAAAGTGCTGAAGACAATTCCTATCTCACCGATTTGGGACTGAATAAATATTATCCCATAATCACAGCAAGTGATTCACCATTACTTCAGGAAGAAATGATGAATTATGATTTGGTATTTTATGTATATTCCCAAGGAATACTTGATTTTGAAGGAATGCCCAATGTCATAATGATAAACATAGATGAAAATGACTATGAAATCGTTCCTGAAAAGATAATTAACTTTTTCATACAGAATCAGGAGTTATTCTCCAAAGTCCATGAAATACAAAAGATCAGAAATAAGGAAAGTGTTCTTGGAGAAATCCTGCCGATAATCAGTGAACTCAATATAATCGACAAAAGGGAAGTCGATATTGAAGAACTTGTGTTGTCACTTAAAGATGAGATGGATGATGAGTTGGAAAAATCCATAAAACAAGTTGACCTTGAAGGAGATGAAATACTCAACCTATTAAACAATAACTTCCCTCCAAAGATTAGCAAAATATTTGATAAAATTATCAATAAAAGAAAGGAAATTATCAAGCAGAAAACAGGAATGAGTTTTGACCCGTACCTCAGGACATATCCCATCCAGATTGATGAAACAGAAATCGAAAGGGTCACACTGGAACAGTCATCCAAAAAGGAAAACGACATTTTTGACATTAAAAAAAGCGCCGCAATTGAATTGAATTCAATAAAGAAAAAAGCAATAGCTGAAGTTGAAGATGTAATTCGATTCGACTATGAATTCAGTTTAGGCAGTTTTGCATATGAATATGACCTGTGCAGACCCGAATTTGGCGATGAAATAAAGTTGACCGGAGCACTTCATCTGGAATTAGCACTTAAAAAAGACAAGGAACATGTTCAAAAAGTCGATTACCAACTGACAAAAGACGAAAATGTTGCGTTATTAACCGGAGCAAACAGTGGAGGTAAAACCACCCTTTTAGAAACCCTGACCCAGATATCAATAATGGCACAGATGGGCCTTCCGGTAAGTGCAACCCAAGCCGAAATAAAATTGTTCGATGAACTTTATCACTTCTCAAAGAAAAGATCACTTGATGCAGGAGCATTTGAATCATTCTTAAATGTGTTCATACCAATCGTCACCACCAATAGTGAAAAGTTAGTATTGTTAGATGAACTTGAAGGAATTACAGAACTTGATGCAGCCGTTAAAATCATATCAACATTTATTGACATGATTAAGGAATCAAATTCTTATGGTGTTATTGTCACTCATATGGCGAGGGAATTAATGAATTACACCGACATTCGCGTAGACGGTATTGAAGCAAAAGGATTGGATGAAGATTACAATCTTATTGTGGATAGAACCCCTAAAATGAATTTCCTTGCAAAAAGTACACCCGAATTAATTCTAAAAAGAATTTATGAAAAATCCGATGATGATCTAAAAACCGTATATGCTAGAATTTTAGAGAAATTCTAA
- the tmk gene encoding dTMP kinase, which yields MYIVFEGIDGAGKSTQIKMLKEWLEANGFRVETLVEPTDSEIGKLIREMLQRPDAETDKLQKTLGLLFAADRMLIMDKLEDESKIIISDRSFISSLAYQEPAEWIEELNKYAKKPDLLLLLDLDSKTSVARTDGKDTFENEEYLTKVRENYLKLAENYTCEIIDASNGINKMSSDIKKAVAPYLGICPDCVL from the coding sequence ATGTACATAGTATTTGAAGGAATTGATGGGGCTGGAAAATCCACTCAGATTAAAATGTTAAAGGAGTGGCTTGAGGCTAATGGTTTCAGGGTTGAAACATTGGTTGAGCCGACCGATTCTGAAATAGGCAAGTTAATTCGTGAAATGTTGCAGCGTCCTGATGCAGAAACAGATAAGCTTCAAAAGACTTTAGGTTTGCTTTTTGCAGCCGACAGAATGCTGATTATGGATAAGCTTGAAGATGAATCTAAAATTATAATCTCCGACAGGTCTTTTATCTCATCACTTGCATATCAGGAACCTGCCGAATGGATAGAGGAATTAAACAAGTATGCTAAAAAGCCGGATTTATTGTTGTTGTTGGATTTGGATTCTAAAACATCCGTTGCAAGAACTGACGGTAAGGATACCTTTGAAAATGAGGAATATTTAACAAAAGTCAGGGAAAACTATCTCAAACTGGCTGAAAATTATACTTGTGAAATTATTGATGCAAGCAATGGCATAAACAAGATGTCTTCAGATATTAAAAAGGCTGTTGCACCATATCTTGGAATCTGTCCAGATTGTGTTTTATGA
- a CDS encoding tyrosine--tRNA ligase, producing the protein MNIDEKIQLIKEGTLEVIDEEELKDVLEKEQPIAYTGYEPSGKIHLGHAVTVQKLKQLQKLGFKIKILLADYHAFLNGKGTIEEIAETAEYNKRCFQALGLDETTEYILGSSFQLEGDYTNKVYQLATMTTLKRARRSMDQVSRADDNPKVASVVYPIMQTVDMAALEVDIALGGMEQRKIQMLARENLEKIGENVPVCIHTPLLHGLDGDAKMSSSKGNYIAVDDSAEEISKKINKSYCPQGEIEGNPMIEIAETFVYPNQEKLLIKRPEKFGGDIELTHDELIKDFSEGNLHPMDLKNGIKDFLIEFFAPVREFMEEN; encoded by the coding sequence TTCAATTGATTAAAGAAGGTACATTAGAAGTTATTGACGAAGAGGAATTAAAAGACGTTCTTGAAAAAGAACAACCTATAGCTTATACTGGTTATGAACCTTCTGGTAAAATCCATTTGGGCCATGCCGTAACTGTACAGAAACTAAAACAATTGCAGAAATTAGGTTTTAAAATTAAAATCTTATTAGCAGATTACCATGCATTCTTAAATGGAAAAGGAACCATTGAAGAAATAGCTGAAACCGCAGAATACAATAAGAGATGTTTCCAGGCTTTAGGTCTTGATGAAACAACCGAATATATATTAGGCTCATCTTTCCAGCTTGAAGGCGATTATACTAATAAAGTTTATCAATTAGCAACAATGACCACTCTAAAAAGGGCAAGAAGAAGTATGGATCAGGTCAGTCGTGCAGATGACAATCCTAAAGTTGCAAGCGTAGTCTATCCTATTATGCAGACCGTCGACATGGCCGCTTTGGAAGTCGATATTGCTCTTGGTGGAATGGAACAGAGAAAAATCCAAATGTTGGCACGTGAAAACCTTGAAAAAATTGGCGAAAACGTTCCAGTATGTATCCATACCCCATTATTGCACGGTCTTGACGGGGACGCTAAAATGAGCTCCAGTAAAGGAAACTATATCGCTGTTGACGACAGTGCCGAAGAGATATCCAAAAAGATCAACAAGAGCTACTGCCCACAGGGAGAAATCGAAGGCAACCCAATGATTGAAATTGCTGAAACATTCGTTTACCCTAATCAGGAAAAATTATTAATCAAAAGACCTGAAAAGTTCGGCGGAGACATTGAACTTACCCATGACGAACTGATTAAGGACTTCAGTGAAGGCAACCTTCACCCAATGGATTTGAAAAACGGAATCAAAGATTTCTTAATTGAATTCTTTGCTCCTGTAAGAGAATTTATGGAGGAAAACTGA
- a CDS encoding U32 family peptidase, whose product MVLEELLAPAGSYDVLITAVNAGADAVYIAGQQYGARAYAKNFTMEEIEKAVNYAHMNGAKIHVTVNTLINNFEIVDVLKYLFKLYQIGVDAVIVQDFGLIWLLKTFIPDLEVHASTQMGLNNYSSIKWASKNNIKRVVLPREVNLDQIREIKTQLADDNINMDIEVFGHGALCYCVSGKCYMSSYNSGRSGNRGACAQPCRREYRLKYRGYNIGNGYLLSTHDLATYNHLNEISDAGVKSLKLEGRMKSGDYIGTIVNSYRNLIDGNEGDYKKDLHLVFNRQFTDGYMMGDKPGDVMGRGHSGHEGLYIGDIVDIDGTKVTIEIKNKEIPVILEPGDGIAFKYNGKIKGIYLENIIKQDENEIIIDTTRLVKVGTEVFISYSKSTHEYLKQFENETIKNNVGINLSMTWDEDLNLFTKVEFHVDGELINFRHKTMDKFEKAKNKPVTEETIEKQLSKTGGTPFYIENIRFNNMPADIFIPIREINQIRREILDNATELLMNHYTPTKKAVKQVRKDLTKFFEEYEKDKGKTKKKTPKLSIFIDDILQIRAVSGFDLKRIYFDGNCHYNNPDDYFENIKETLKNGSLMASPTEFVWVLSSFISEDDAVKCSEIVKELENEGIIISVMGDFPGMKEIFDCPIYGNHNLNVWNSFCVRDLNESGFKSLILSSELSGDEIRELVLKNHDRNIDLEMIVNGNLEVIVSKDDFTNLNDGKDFIISNDADYATLEDKKRKKFKYKIFFDYNRQSHIINKDCLCLIEEMNEIKDFGLDSLILDCRYSNEKYTSQILSIYNQSLQNKSQEELTEFKYKIMDFSQSYINKGNFIEGRLHENS is encoded by the coding sequence ATGGTTTTAGAAGAATTATTGGCCCCTGCAGGCTCATATGATGTGCTTATAACGGCAGTAAATGCAGGTGCCGATGCTGTTTATATTGCAGGACAACAGTATGGTGCCAGAGCTTATGCCAAAAACTTCACTATGGAAGAGATTGAAAAAGCCGTGAATTATGCTCACATGAACGGTGCCAAGATCCATGTGACAGTCAACACATTAATTAACAATTTCGAGATTGTAGATGTCTTAAAATACCTCTTCAAATTATATCAGATTGGAGTGGATGCTGTAATCGTACAGGATTTTGGACTGATCTGGCTTTTGAAGACATTCATACCGGATTTGGAGGTTCATGCTTCCACACAGATGGGTCTGAATAACTATTCCTCCATAAAATGGGCCAGCAAGAACAACATAAAAAGAGTGGTGCTTCCAAGGGAGGTCAACCTCGACCAAATCAGGGAAATCAAAACCCAACTTGCAGACGACAACATCAATATGGACATTGAAGTGTTTGGCCACGGAGCACTGTGCTACTGTGTCAGCGGAAAGTGCTACATGTCCTCATACAACAGCGGAAGAAGTGGAAACCGTGGAGCCTGTGCACAGCCATGCAGACGTGAATACCGTCTGAAATATCGAGGATACAACATAGGCAACGGTTATCTCCTGTCAACACATGACCTTGCAACATACAATCATCTGAATGAAATCTCAGATGCTGGAGTAAAATCACTGAAACTGGAAGGAAGAATGAAATCCGGAGACTATATCGGAACCATCGTAAACAGTTACCGCAACCTAATTGACGGAAATGAAGGGGACTACAAAAAAGACCTGCACCTTGTTTTCAACCGCCAATTCACAGACGGATACATGATGGGAGACAAGCCTGGAGACGTAATGGGCAGAGGACATTCAGGCCATGAAGGATTATACATCGGAGACATTGTGGACATTGACGGCACAAAGGTCACAATCGAAATCAAAAACAAGGAAATACCTGTGATTTTAGAGCCTGGAGACGGTATAGCATTCAAATACAACGGCAAAATCAAGGGAATATACCTTGAAAACATCATCAAACAGGATGAAAACGAAATCATAATTGACACCACCCGTCTTGTCAAGGTCGGAACCGAAGTGTTCATCAGCTATTCCAAATCAACACATGAATACCTGAAGCAGTTTGAAAACGAAACCATAAAAAACAATGTTGGAATCAACCTGTCAATGACATGGGATGAGGACCTGAACCTGTTTACAAAGGTTGAGTTTCATGTGGACGGCGAACTGATCAATTTCAGGCACAAAACAATGGACAAGTTTGAAAAGGCCAAAAACAAGCCGGTAACAGAAGAGACTATAGAAAAACAGTTGAGTAAAACCGGAGGAACTCCATTCTATATTGAAAACATCAGGTTCAACAATATGCCTGCCGACATTTTCATTCCAATCCGTGAAATCAACCAGATCAGGCGTGAAATATTGGACAATGCAACCGAACTTCTGATGAACCACTACACCCCTACCAAAAAGGCGGTGAAGCAGGTGAGAAAAGACCTCACAAAATTCTTTGAGGAATATGAAAAGGACAAGGGAAAAACCAAAAAGAAAACACCTAAACTGTCAATATTTATCGATGACATTTTACAAATCAGAGCGGTTTCAGGTTTTGACTTGAAGAGAATCTATTTTGACGGCAACTGCCATTACAACAATCCTGATGATTATTTTGAAAACATAAAGGAAACCTTAAAGAATGGAAGCCTCATGGCCTCCCCGACAGAATTCGTATGGGTTTTATCATCATTCATATCAGAGGATGATGCGGTTAAATGCAGCGAAATAGTCAAGGAACTGGAAAATGAGGGAATCATCATTTCAGTCATGGGCGATTTTCCGGGCATGAAGGAGATATTCGACTGTCCGATATATGGAAATCATAACCTGAATGTATGGAACAGCTTTTGTGTGCGTGACTTGAACGAATCAGGATTCAAGTCACTGATACTGTCATCTGAACTTTCAGGAGATGAAATCAGGGAGCTGGTTTTGAAAAATCATGACAGAAACATTGATTTGGAAATGATTGTCAACGGTAACCTTGAGGTCATTGTCAGCAAGGACGACTTCACCAACCTGAATGACGGTAAGGACTTTATCATTTCAAATGATGCGGATTACGCAACCCTGGAAGATAAAAAGAGAAAGAAATTCAAATATAAGATATTCTTTGACTACAACAGACAGAGCCATATCATAAACAAGGACTGCCTGTGCCTGATTGAGGAGATGAATGAAATCAAGGATTTCGGTCTTGACTCACTGATTCTTGACTGCAGGTATTCCAATGAAAAGTACACCTCACAGATTTTATCAATTTACAATCAAAGTCTTCAAAACAAAAGTCAGGAGGAACTGACAGAGTTCAAATACAAGATCATGGATTTCTCACAGTCCTACATCAACAAAGGCAATTTCATTGAAGGTAGGTTACATGAGAATTCCTGA
- a CDS encoding U32 family peptidase: MRIPELLAPVGSMDHLKVAINAGASSVYLSGKNYGARKFAENFTIDEIQEAVDIAHLHNVKVYITVNTLIKEDELENVMNYLAKLYSIGVDAVLIQDLGLIELINEHLPNLNVHASTQLTCENQHKIDYLEGKGIKRVVLPREMRKEEIANLKTNMELEIFVHGALCYSYSGQCLMSSFKGGRSGNRGACAQPCRQKYWIDGIKKQDYYLSPCDLSLYDHLKEIAELNISCIKIEGRMRSKEYLAVVVSNYRKALNKLKSNKKDSSEEISLVFNRGFSEGQFMNTSKRSIRSGHVGLKIGRVIKSSDNKIAIRLNDHIKTIPEKGDGLLIVKNDKDYGFEISQDPSITTLNHFNKGKNKPVKDLSRKNKVMVVKKVWQNKRSNFNLNESEVYLTKRNSLTRKAKEIENKASSYVKSKLILTFSLKKKYPHLKGRLTLANHKTIECEVTGNKAFEKPLKKSVSAETVKKQMSKIDNYPYEITQINIAYDGTLFIPISKLNELRRDLFEKLSQEVAESYQHEYKKITLKQKEYPAGKTQPNISFYTNNLNHLENLENVKRVYLEIPPQNDDLVYAHDEYNLNYMINFIKRACEIAYDKDYELIWKWPDITHDKLIKALNKVRGILNKMHYTLPVMNSNFNAEYGFYSMNVTNTQTVKSLKGYKILTVSPELRKQDYENMIRNCETPEKLELLVQGSVELMKTRYSLLYGAEKKQKYKNYLIDKNRNRYPIHKSISGEELIIYDDSELSLLDEIDYLKNLGFSNFSIDGRYKDDDYYKMVKIYKEALNGNPNKKELKKLSSKNTVANF; encoded by the coding sequence ATGAGAATTCCTGAATTGCTGGCTCCAGTCGGGTCGATGGACCATCTGAAGGTTGCAATCAACGCCGGCGCAAGTTCAGTTTATCTGTCCGGAAAAAACTATGGGGCAAGAAAGTTTGCAGAGAACTTCACGATAGATGAAATCCAAGAGGCAGTAGACATCGCCCATCTTCATAACGTCAAGGTTTACATTACCGTGAACACGTTAATAAAAGAGGACGAACTTGAAAACGTGATGAATTACCTTGCAAAGCTATATTCGATTGGAGTGGATGCCGTACTGATACAGGATTTGGGACTGATAGAGCTGATCAACGAGCACCTTCCAAACCTAAATGTCCATGCATCAACACAGCTTACCTGCGAAAACCAGCACAAGATTGATTATCTTGAAGGCAAGGGAATAAAAAGGGTTGTCCTTCCCCGTGAAATGAGAAAGGAAGAAATAGCCAATTTGAAAACAAATATGGAACTTGAGATATTCGTTCATGGAGCATTATGCTATTCATACTCAGGACAATGCCTGATGAGCAGTTTCAAGGGCGGGAGAAGCGGAAACAGAGGTGCATGTGCCCAGCCATGTCGCCAGAAATACTGGATTGACGGAATAAAAAAACAGGATTACTACCTTTCACCATGTGACTTGTCACTATACGATCATTTAAAGGAAATAGCTGAGCTTAACATCAGCTGCATTAAGATTGAAGGTCGCATGAGGTCAAAGGAATACCTTGCAGTTGTTGTAAGCAATTACAGAAAGGCGTTGAACAAGCTCAAAAGCAACAAAAAGGATTCAAGTGAAGAAATCAGCCTGGTTTTCAACAGAGGTTTTAGCGAAGGGCAATTCATGAACACTTCAAAAAGAAGCATCCGTTCAGGCCATGTCGGATTGAAGATAGGTCGTGTAATTAAAAGTTCAGACAACAAAATTGCAATACGCTTAAACGACCATATAAAGACTATTCCGGAAAAGGGAGACGGTTTACTGATTGTAAAAAATGACAAGGATTACGGATTTGAAATATCCCAGGACCCTTCCATAACAACACTCAACCACTTCAACAAGGGAAAAAACAAGCCAGTGAAGGATTTGTCCCGTAAAAATAAGGTAATGGTTGTCAAAAAGGTATGGCAGAACAAAAGGTCCAACTTTAATTTAAACGAATCCGAAGTATACCTCACCAAAAGAAACAGCTTAACCAGAAAGGCCAAGGAGATAGAAAACAAGGCATCAAGCTACGTCAAGTCAAAATTGATACTGACATTCTCCCTGAAAAAGAAATATCCTCACCTGAAGGGAAGGCTGACACTGGCCAACCATAAAACCATAGAATGTGAGGTTACAGGAAATAAGGCCTTTGAAAAACCGCTCAAAAAGAGCGTCAGTGCTGAGACCGTTAAAAAACAAATGTCAAAAATCGACAATTACCCATATGAAATAACACAAATCAACATCGCCTATGACGGCACACTATTCATTCCGATTAGCAAATTGAATGAACTTAGAAGGGATCTCTTTGAAAAGCTCAGTCAGGAAGTGGCAGAATCATACCAGCATGAATATAAAAAGATAACATTAAAACAAAAGGAATACCCTGCAGGAAAAACACAGCCAAATATTTCATTTTATACAAATAACCTGAATCATCTTGAAAACCTTGAGAACGTGAAAAGGGTTTATTTGGAAATTCCTCCACAGAATGACGATTTGGTCTACGCCCATGATGAGTACAACCTCAATTATATGATCAACTTCATTAAAAGGGCCTGTGAAATTGCATATGACAAGGACTATGAGCTGATTTGGAAATGGCCTGACATCACTCACGACAAGCTTATTAAAGCATTGAACAAGGTTAGGGGAATCTTAAATAAGATGCACTACACACTTCCAGTGATGAACAGCAATTTTAATGCGGAGTACGGTTTTTATTCAATGAACGTTACAAACACACAGACCGTTAAATCTCTCAAAGGGTATAAAATTTTAACTGTATCTCCCGAGCTTAGAAAGCAGGACTATGAAAACATGATAAGGAATTGTGAAACACCAGAAAAACTGGAATTGTTAGTTCAGGGATCTGTCGAGCTTATGAAAACAAGATATTCATTGTTATACGGAGCTGAGAAAAAACAGAAATATAAAAACTATCTGATTGATAAAAACCGCAACAGATACCCGATTCACAAAAGCATTTCAGGTGAAGAGCTGATAATTTATGACGACAGCGAACTTTCACTTTTAGATGAAATCGATTATTTGAAAAATCTTGGTTTCAGCAATTTCTCAATTGACGGACGATACAAGGACGATGACTATTACAAAATGGTTAAAATATATAAAGAGGCATTGAACGGCAATCCCAATAAAAAAGAGCTTAAAAAATTAAGTTCAAAAAATACGGTTGCCAACTTTTGA
- the mtrH gene encoding tetrahydromethanopterin S-methyltransferase subunit H produces the protein MFKFDKEQEVFDFAGVKMGGQPGEYPTVLAGTIFYGGHNILNDELTGDFDKARAEQLINDMASISDVTGNPYIVQVFGQTVEALPKYIEYVGEICDAPFLIDSTSGDARVAGAQYADETGLTERAIYNSINMAADKSELDALAETNISASIILGFNPMNATVEGKMNMWENGDDGAYEKGLLEVAAECGIDKFMMDTAVTPLGQGAGIAARTSFAEKAKWGYPVGSGIHNVPSAWDWLREYKKAGNKTAFTVCDIGANIVQVMCAGDFVLFGPIENADIAFPAVAQTDMFISEAAKPLGTEPVEVHPMNKLL, from the coding sequence ATGTTTAAATTTGACAAAGAACAAGAAGTTTTTGACTTCGCTGGAGTCAAAATGGGTGGACAACCAGGAGAATATCCTACAGTTTTAGCAGGAACAATTTTCTATGGCGGACACAATATTCTTAACGATGAATTAACAGGAGACTTCGACAAAGCAAGGGCCGAACAACTTATCAATGATATGGCATCCATTTCAGATGTAACCGGTAACCCATACATCGTACAAGTTTTCGGTCAAACCGTTGAAGCACTACCAAAATATATTGAATATGTTGGTGAAATTTGTGATGCTCCATTCCTTATAGATTCAACATCCGGAGATGCAAGAGTTGCTGGTGCACAGTACGCTGATGAAACCGGATTAACAGAAAGAGCGATTTACAACTCCATCAACATGGCAGCTGACAAATCTGAATTAGACGCATTAGCTGAAACAAACATTTCCGCTTCCATCATCTTAGGATTCAACCCAATGAATGCTACAGTTGAAGGAAAAATGAACATGTGGGAAAACGGTGACGACGGTGCATACGAAAAAGGTTTGCTTGAAGTGGCTGCTGAATGTGGTATCGACAAATTCATGATGGATACTGCGGTAACTCCTTTAGGTCAAGGTGCAGGTATTGCTGCTAGAACCTCCTTTGCCGAAAAGGCAAAATGGGGATATCCTGTAGGATCAGGTATTCACAACGTACCATCCGCATGGGATTGGTTAAGAGAATACAAAAAAGCAGGAAACAAAACAGCATTTACCGTTTGTGATATTGGAGCAAACATCGTGCAAGTTATGTGTGCAGGAGACTTCGTCCTATTTGGACCTATCGAAAACGCAGACATTGCATTTCCTGCAGTAGCTCAAACTGATATGTTCATATCAGAAGCTGCAAAACCATTAGGTACTGAACCTGTAGAAGTACACCCTATGAACAAACTATTATAA